A genome region from Ralstonia solanacearum K60 includes the following:
- a CDS encoding carbohydrate ABC transporter permease produces MNKPLNNKAWFLILPVFLCVAFSAILPLMTVVNYSVQDIISPEQHVFVGVDWFRQILRDGDLQDALTRQLIFSLCVLAVEIPLGIGLALAMPSKGWKASAALVVLAMPLLIPWNVVGTIWQIFGRSDIGLAGYWLNRMGVDYNYTSHSFDAWITVLIMDVWHWTPLVALLAYAGLRSIPDAFYQAAEIDGASRLAVFRYIQLPKMRGVLMIGVLLRFMDSFMIYTEPFVLTGGGPGNATTFLSQYLTQKAVGQFDLGPAAAFSIVYFLIILLFCFVLYNWMRRVGSASAAVGDDHA; encoded by the coding sequence ATGAACAAGCCGCTCAACAACAAGGCGTGGTTCCTGATCCTGCCGGTGTTCCTGTGCGTGGCGTTCTCCGCCATCCTGCCGCTGATGACGGTGGTGAACTACTCGGTGCAGGACATCATCAGCCCCGAGCAGCACGTGTTCGTGGGCGTGGACTGGTTCCGCCAGATCCTGCGCGACGGCGATCTGCAGGACGCCCTCACCCGCCAGCTGATCTTCTCGCTGTGCGTGCTGGCGGTGGAGATCCCGCTGGGCATCGGCCTGGCGCTGGCGATGCCTTCCAAGGGCTGGAAGGCCTCGGCCGCGCTGGTGGTGCTCGCCATGCCGCTGCTGATTCCCTGGAACGTGGTCGGCACCATCTGGCAGATCTTCGGGCGCTCGGACATCGGCCTGGCCGGCTACTGGCTCAACCGGATGGGCGTGGACTACAACTACACGTCGCATTCGTTCGATGCGTGGATCACCGTGCTGATCATGGACGTCTGGCACTGGACACCGCTGGTGGCGCTGCTGGCCTACGCCGGCCTGCGCTCGATCCCGGATGCGTTCTACCAGGCGGCCGAGATCGACGGCGCCAGCCGGCTGGCGGTGTTCCGCTACATCCAGTTGCCGAAGATGCGCGGCGTGCTGATGATCGGCGTGCTGCTGCGTTTCATGGACAGCTTCATGATCTACACCGAGCCGTTCGTGCTCACAGGCGGCGGCCCCGGCAACGCCACCACGTTCCTGTCGCAGTACCTGACGCAGAAGGCGGTGGGCCAGTTCGACCTGGGCCCGGCGGCAGCCTTCTCGATCGTGTACTTCCTCATCATCCTGCTGTTCTGCTTCGTCCTCTACAACTGGATGCGGCGCGTAGGCAGTGCAAGCGCGGCCGTGGGAGACGACCATGCCTGA
- a CDS encoding DeoR/GlpR family DNA-binding transcription regulator, with protein MLPRHRQILEYVRQHGDASVDALARVLGVTTQTIRRDIRQLEDERLLARYHGGVGMPSSVENIDYDQRQVLHIDAKRRIAQVVARHIEPGRSLIINIGTTTEEISKALVGRKGLRVITNNLNVASILSGSPDAEVIVAGGLVRNRDRGIVGEATIDFMKQFRVDIGIIGVSSIDEDGTLLDYDYREVRVAQTIIEQSREVWLAADHSKFGRRAVVRLGHITQIDKFFTDLPVPEPLAEAFRAAEVDVVVASEAG; from the coding sequence ATGCTTCCACGTCACCGCCAGATCCTTGAATACGTCCGCCAGCACGGCGACGCGTCCGTCGATGCGCTCGCCCGCGTGCTCGGCGTCACCACCCAGACCATCCGCCGCGACATCCGCCAGCTCGAAGACGAGCGGTTGCTCGCGCGTTACCACGGCGGCGTGGGCATGCCATCGTCGGTCGAAAACATCGACTACGACCAGCGCCAGGTCCTGCATATCGACGCCAAGCGCCGCATCGCCCAGGTCGTCGCCCGCCATATCGAACCGGGTCGCTCGCTGATCATCAACATCGGCACCACGACAGAAGAGATCTCCAAGGCACTGGTTGGGCGCAAGGGGCTGCGCGTCATCACCAACAACCTGAACGTCGCGTCCATCCTGTCGGGCAGCCCTGACGCAGAGGTGATCGTCGCCGGCGGCCTGGTGCGCAACCGCGATCGCGGCATCGTTGGCGAGGCCACCATCGATTTCATGAAGCAGTTCCGCGTCGACATCGGCATCATCGGCGTCTCCAGCATCGACGAGGACGGCACCCTGCTCGACTACGACTACCGCGAAGTGCGCGTCGCCCAGACCATCATCGAACAGTCGCGCGAGGTCTGGCTCGCTGCCGATCACTCCAAGTTCGGCCGCCGCGCGGTCGTGCGCCTGGGGCACATCACGCAGATCGACAAGTTCTTCACCGATCTCCCGGTCCCCGAGCCGCTGGCCGAAGCCTTCCGCGCGGCCGAGGTGGATGTCGTTGTCGCCAGCGAGGCCGGCTGA
- a CDS encoding CHAD domain-containing protein, whose protein sequence is MSKRSPSRILSVFAGIVLEQIEALREALAKLAAPAPTDEDLHQYRVSLRRLRSAWVTFAPVLPVAWVAVWKPRLRELAAATGPVREWDVLLLDWLPAARAAVDPADTRSLNWLGWAATKASAARGRAWAALRTELVSPGLAAMLDALRDVIEPFHDEVPSSSLRAFAHSRARVLRKKVLKRGRKPKHAPAAELHRARIAAKQWRYLYESFYPALGAHASKRRCHHLRSLQDALGEIHDADASLARLAEAAGIEPPVAIAALFHARAEIARAHAARQLRWVRARSA, encoded by the coding sequence GTGAGCAAGCGCTCACCTTCGAGGATTCTGTCGGTCTTCGCCGGGATCGTGCTTGAGCAGATCGAAGCGCTTCGGGAGGCGCTGGCCAAGCTCGCCGCCCCCGCGCCAACGGACGAAGATCTCCACCAATACCGTGTGTCGTTGCGGCGCCTGCGGTCCGCCTGGGTCACTTTTGCGCCGGTATTGCCAGTGGCATGGGTAGCGGTCTGGAAGCCGCGCCTGCGCGAACTGGCTGCCGCGACCGGCCCCGTACGCGAGTGGGACGTCCTATTGCTGGATTGGCTTCCCGCCGCCCGTGCTGCCGTCGACCCCGCAGATACACGTTCGCTGAACTGGCTGGGCTGGGCGGCCACAAAGGCAAGCGCGGCTCGCGGGCGGGCATGGGCAGCGCTCCGTACGGAACTGGTATCTCCCGGCTTGGCCGCCATGCTCGATGCCCTGAGGGATGTCATCGAGCCATTCCACGATGAGGTGCCATCCTCCTCCCTGCGTGCTTTTGCCCATTCCCGCGCCCGCGTTCTAAGGAAGAAAGTGCTGAAGCGTGGTCGCAAGCCGAAACATGCACCCGCTGCCGAATTGCACCGCGCCCGCATTGCCGCCAAGCAGTGGCGCTATCTATATGAATCGTTCTATCCCGCACTGGGGGCGCATGCCTCCAAGCGCCGCTGTCATCACTTGCGGTCCTTGCAGGACGCGCTGGGCGAGATCCATGACGCGGATGCCTCCTTGGCCCGTCTAGCTGAAGCTGCCGGCATCGAGCCGCCCGTCGCCATTGCCGCCTTATTCCACGCCCGCGCAGAGATTGCCCGCGCCCATGCGGCCAGGCAGTTGCGCTGGGTGCGCGCTCGATCTGCTTAG
- the secE gene encoding preprotein translocase subunit SecE codes for MANPNVETVNPSSGKWLLVVAFLLVVAGVIGFYLLAQQPGYIRAASLIGGLALGAGVALVSAPGQGFLEFARESYREVRKVVWPTRKEAGQMTGLVFAFVVIMAVFLWSADKLIEWVIFSLVLGWK; via the coding sequence ATGGCCAATCCGAACGTCGAAACCGTCAATCCTTCCAGCGGCAAGTGGCTGCTGGTGGTGGCGTTCCTGCTGGTAGTCGCCGGGGTGATCGGTTTTTACCTGTTGGCACAGCAACCGGGTTATATCCGCGCGGCATCGCTGATTGGCGGGCTGGCGCTGGGTGCCGGTGTTGCACTGGTGTCAGCGCCCGGTCAGGGCTTCCTCGAGTTCGCGCGTGAGTCGTACCGCGAAGTTCGCAAGGTAGTCTGGCCGACGCGCAAGGAAGCTGGGCAGATGACCGGCCTCGTGTTCGCTTTCGTGGTGATCATGGCCGTGTTCCTGTGGTCTGCGGACAAGCTCATCGAGTGGGTGATCTTCTCGCTCGTGCTGGGCTGGAAATAA
- the glpD gene encoding glycerol-3-phosphate dehydrogenase, which yields MHHTDTSHLDCDLLVVGGGINGVGIARDAVGRGLSVVLCEKDDLAQHTSSASTKLIHGGLRYLEYYEFNLVRKALQEREVLLRMAPHIMWPLRFVMPHDRSQRPAWMIRAGLFLYDHLARRRFLPGSEAVRLAQHPAGRPLKPGLTRGFVYSDGWVDDARLVVLNARDAADRGARILTRTRCLHAERRADGWHASLAGPEGIRAVRAKAIVNAAGPWAAEFARAAHALPDTRGLRLIKGSHIIVRRMFDHPFAYIFQNPDGRIVFAIPYQDDFTLIGTTDLEYTGTLDRVAIDAGEIDYLCEMANRYFAQQLTPADVVWSYSGVRPLLDDSASSASAITRDYLVECETGADGRAAPLINVWGGKITTYRKLAEEALDQLAPHLPAAARPSWTATAALPGGDLEAPGQLVAQYTFADFVTRLQKRLPWLPPRLATRYAHQYGTRVTPLLAGATRLEDLGAEVTPGLHEAEIRYLIEHEWARTAQDILWRRTKLGLYADEADRSRLEGWLARRLPAAEADPVAQRAP from the coding sequence ATGCACCACACCGATACGTCGCATCTGGACTGTGATCTGCTGGTGGTCGGAGGAGGCATCAACGGGGTCGGCATTGCGCGCGACGCCGTGGGCCGTGGCCTGTCGGTGGTCTTGTGCGAGAAGGACGACCTGGCCCAGCACACCTCTTCGGCGTCGACCAAGCTGATCCACGGCGGGCTGCGTTATCTCGAGTATTACGAATTCAACCTCGTGCGCAAGGCGCTGCAGGAGCGCGAGGTGCTGCTGCGCATGGCGCCGCACATCATGTGGCCGCTGCGCTTCGTGATGCCGCACGACCGCAGCCAGCGGCCGGCGTGGATGATCCGCGCGGGCCTCTTTCTATATGACCATCTGGCGCGCCGGCGCTTTTTGCCGGGCTCGGAGGCGGTCAGGCTGGCGCAGCATCCGGCGGGACGCCCGCTCAAGCCCGGCTTGACGCGCGGCTTCGTCTATTCCGACGGGTGGGTGGACGATGCCCGCCTGGTGGTGCTCAACGCCCGCGATGCCGCCGACCGCGGAGCGCGGATCCTCACCCGCACGCGCTGCCTGCATGCCGAGCGCCGGGCCGACGGCTGGCATGCGTCGCTGGCGGGGCCGGAGGGCATCCGCGCGGTGCGGGCGAAGGCCATCGTCAACGCGGCCGGGCCGTGGGCGGCGGAGTTTGCCCGGGCGGCGCACGCGCTGCCGGACACGCGCGGCCTACGGCTCATCAAGGGCAGCCACATCATCGTGCGACGGATGTTCGACCATCCGTTCGCCTATATCTTCCAGAACCCGGACGGGCGGATCGTCTTTGCGATCCCGTACCAGGACGACTTCACGCTGATCGGCACGACGGACCTGGAATACACGGGCACGCTGGATCGGGTCGCCATCGACGCCGGCGAGATCGACTACCTGTGCGAGATGGCCAACCGCTACTTCGCGCAACAGTTGACGCCGGCCGATGTGGTGTGGAGCTATTCGGGCGTGCGGCCGCTGCTGGACGACAGTGCCTCGAGTGCGTCGGCCATCACGCGCGACTACCTGGTCGAATGCGAGACCGGGGCGGATGGGCGCGCGGCGCCGCTGATCAATGTGTGGGGCGGCAAGATCACCACTTACCGCAAGCTGGCCGAGGAAGCGCTGGACCAGTTGGCACCGCACCTGCCGGCGGCGGCCAGGCCATCGTGGACAGCCACGGCCGCCCTGCCCGGCGGCGACCTGGAGGCGCCGGGCCAACTGGTCGCGCAGTACACCTTCGCCGATTTTGTGACGCGCCTGCAAAAACGTTTGCCATGGCTGCCGCCCAGGCTGGCGACGCGCTATGCGCACCAGTACGGCACGCGCGTGACCCCGCTGCTCGCGGGCGCGACGCGGCTGGAGGACCTGGGCGCGGAGGTCACGCCCGGCCTGCACGAAGCCGAGATCCGCTACCTGATCGAACACGAATGGGCCCGCACGGCGCAGGACATCCTGTGGCGGCGGACCAAGCTGGGCCTGTACGCCGACGAGGCCGACCGCAGCCGCCTGGAAGGCTGGCTGGCGCGGCGCCTGCCGGCTGCCGAAGCTGATCCGGTGGCGCAGCGCGCGCCCTGA
- the nusG gene encoding transcription termination/antitermination protein NusG: protein MTDNAANDTASASSAPASKKRWYVVHAYSGMEKSVQRALQERIDRAGLQHMFGRILVPSEEVVEMKGGHKAVTERRFFPGYVLVEMEMTDETWHLVKNTSKVTGFVGGTGNRPTPISQREVDKIMTQIQEGVEKPRPKTLFEVGEMVRVKEGPFTDFNGNVEEVNYEKSRLRVSVTIFGRATPVELEFGQVEKV from the coding sequence ATGACGGACAACGCAGCGAACGATACGGCCTCGGCTTCGTCCGCGCCGGCCTCGAAGAAGCGCTGGTATGTCGTGCATGCCTACTCGGGCATGGAGAAGAGCGTGCAGCGCGCGCTGCAGGAGCGCATCGACCGTGCGGGCCTTCAGCACATGTTTGGACGCATCCTGGTGCCGTCCGAAGAAGTGGTCGAAATGAAGGGCGGCCACAAAGCCGTCACGGAGCGGCGCTTCTTCCCAGGCTACGTACTGGTCGAGATGGAGATGACCGACGAGACCTGGCACCTGGTGAAGAACACTTCCAAGGTGACGGGCTTCGTGGGCGGTACGGGCAACCGGCCGACGCCGATTTCCCAGCGGGAAGTCGACAAGATCATGACCCAGATCCAGGAAGGGGTCGAGAAGCCGCGTCCCAAGACGCTGTTTGAAGTGGGTGAGATGGTGCGTGTGAAGGAAGGCCCGTTCACCGATTTCAATGGCAACGTTGAAGAAGTGAACTACGAGAAGTCGCGCCTGCGCGTTTCCGTGACGATCTTCGGGCGTGCGACGCCGGTCGAGCTCGAGTTCGGCCAGGTCGAAAAGGTGTAA
- the tuf gene encoding elongation factor Tu produces the protein MAKEKFERTKPHVNVGTIGHVDHGKTTLTAAIATVLSSKFGGEAKKYDEIDAAPEEKARGITINTAHIEYETANRHYAHVDCPGHADYVKNMITGAAQMDGAILVVSAADGPMPQTREHILLARQVGVPYIIVFLNKCDMVDDAELLELVEMEVRELLSKYDFPGDDTPIIKGSAKLALEGDKGELGEVAIMNLADALDSYIPTPERAVDGTFLMPVEDVFSISGRGTVVTGRIERGVIKVGEEIEIVGIKATQKTTCTGVEMFRKLLDQGQAGDNVGILLRGTKREDVERGQVLCKPGSIKPHTHFTGEVYILSKDEGGRHTPFFNNYRPQFYFRTTDVTGSIELPEGKEMVMPGDNVSITVKLIAPIAMEEGLRFAIREGGRTVGAGVVAKIIE, from the coding sequence ATGGCAAAGGAAAAGTTCGAGCGGACCAAGCCGCACGTGAACGTTGGGACGATCGGTCACGTTGACCACGGCAAGACGACGCTGACGGCCGCAATCGCGACGGTGCTGTCGAGCAAGTTCGGTGGCGAAGCGAAGAAGTACGACGAAATCGATGCAGCGCCGGAAGAAAAGGCACGCGGCATCACCATCAACACCGCGCACATCGAGTACGAAACGGCCAACCGCCACTACGCACACGTCGACTGCCCGGGCCACGCCGACTACGTCAAGAACATGATCACCGGTGCCGCCCAGATGGACGGCGCCATCCTGGTGGTCTCCGCCGCTGACGGCCCGATGCCGCAAACGCGTGAGCACATCCTGCTGGCTCGCCAGGTGGGCGTGCCGTACATCATCGTCTTCCTGAACAAGTGCGACATGGTGGACGACGCTGAGCTGCTGGAACTGGTCGAAATGGAAGTGCGCGAGCTGCTCTCCAAGTACGACTTCCCGGGCGACGACACCCCGATCATCAAGGGTTCGGCCAAGCTGGCGCTGGAAGGCGACAAGGGCGAGCTGGGCGAAGTGGCCATCATGAACTTGGCCGATGCCCTGGACTCCTACATCCCGACGCCGGAGCGCGCCGTTGACGGCACGTTCCTGATGCCGGTGGAAGACGTGTTCTCGATCTCGGGCCGCGGCACCGTGGTGACCGGCCGTATCGAGCGCGGCGTGATCAAGGTCGGCGAAGAAATCGAAATCGTCGGCATCAAGGCCACGCAAAAGACCACCTGCACCGGCGTGGAAATGTTCCGCAAGCTGCTGGACCAAGGCCAGGCTGGCGACAACGTCGGTATCCTGCTGCGCGGCACCAAGCGTGAAGACGTCGAGCGCGGCCAAGTGCTGTGCAAGCCGGGTTCGATCAAGCCGCACACGCACTTCACCGGCGAGGTCTACATCCTGTCGAAGGACGAAGGTGGCCGTCACACCCCGTTCTTCAACAACTACCGCCCGCAGTTCTACTTCCGTACCACGGACGTGACCGGCTCGATCGAGCTGCCGGAAGGCAAGGAAATGGTCATGCCCGGCGACAACGTGTCGATCACCGTCAAGCTGATCGCCCCGATCGCCATGGAAGAAGGCCTGCGCTTCGCCATCCGTGAAGGCGGTCGTACCGTCGGCGCCGGCGTCGTCGCCAAGATCATCGAGTAA
- a CDS encoding ABC transporter ATP-binding protein, with amino-acid sequence MARIEFRNLGHSYRPDPQTLSDYALQPMNMTWRDGGAYALLGPSGCGKSTLLNIISGLLTPSEGQVLFDGEDVTHASPRERNIAQVFQFPVIYDTMTVFDNLAFPLRNRKVPQAEVRQRVEEVAEILELQHALKRRASGLAADAKQKISLGRGLVRKDVAAILFDEPLTVIDPHLKWQLRRQLKKIHQQLKLTLIYVTHDQVEALTFADEVVVMTEGQVVQQGGPEALFERPDHTFVGYFIGSPGMNLYPVTIDGDVIALGGQRLSVGRDTLAALKAGSGALKLGIRPEFVRLAAPGEVGTLAATVRQVQQLGTHQLLTASLGESGDLPIKAKLPNDVAVTGPRVWLRLDAPQTLYYRNDERIGR; translated from the coding sequence ATGGCGCGCATTGAATTCCGCAACCTCGGGCACAGCTACCGCCCGGATCCGCAAACGCTGTCGGACTACGCGCTGCAGCCGATGAACATGACCTGGCGCGACGGCGGTGCCTACGCGCTGCTGGGTCCGTCGGGCTGCGGCAAGTCCACGCTGCTGAACATCATCTCGGGACTGCTGACGCCGTCGGAGGGCCAGGTGCTGTTCGATGGCGAGGACGTTACCCACGCCAGCCCGCGCGAGCGCAACATCGCCCAGGTGTTCCAGTTCCCCGTCATCTACGACACGATGACGGTGTTCGACAACCTCGCCTTTCCGCTGCGCAACCGCAAGGTGCCGCAGGCCGAGGTGCGGCAGCGCGTGGAGGAAGTGGCCGAGATCCTGGAGCTGCAGCACGCGCTCAAGCGCCGCGCCTCGGGGCTGGCGGCCGATGCCAAGCAGAAGATCTCGCTGGGCCGGGGCCTGGTGCGCAAGGACGTGGCGGCCATCCTGTTCGATGAGCCGCTCACCGTCATCGACCCGCACCTGAAGTGGCAGCTACGCCGGCAGCTCAAGAAGATTCACCAGCAGTTGAAGCTCACGCTGATCTACGTGACGCACGATCAGGTGGAGGCACTGACCTTCGCCGACGAGGTGGTCGTGATGACCGAGGGCCAGGTGGTGCAGCAAGGCGGCCCGGAGGCGCTGTTCGAGCGGCCGGACCACACCTTCGTCGGCTACTTCATCGGCAGCCCGGGCATGAACCTCTATCCAGTAACGATTGACGGCGACGTGATCGCGCTGGGCGGCCAGCGGCTCTCGGTGGGCCGCGACACGCTGGCGGCGCTCAAGGCGGGCAGCGGCGCGCTCAAGCTGGGCATCCGGCCGGAGTTCGTGCGGCTCGCCGCGCCCGGCGAGGTGGGCACGCTGGCCGCCACCGTGCGCCAGGTGCAGCAGCTCGGCACGCACCAGTTGCTGACCGCCAGCCTGGGGGAATCCGGCGACCTGCCCATCAAGGCCAAGCTGCCCAACGACGTGGCGGTGACCGGGCCGCGCGTGTGGCTGCGGCTGGATGCGCCGCAGACGCTGTACTACCGCAACGACGAGAGGATCGGCCGATGA
- a CDS encoding ABC transporter ATP-binding protein, translating to MMLELDQVTAVVGAQTHLYPTSVRLAPGAINVLLGPTQAGKTTLMRIMAGLDRPTAGRVLVDGKDVTGVGVRDRNLAMVYQQFINYPAMTVYDNIASPLRLQGTARDEIDARVRTVAAKLHIDHLLQRLPAALSGGQQQRCALARALVKRAPLVLLDEPLVNLDYKLREELRAELASLFADGGTTVVYATTEPQEALLLGGHTIVMHAGRVLQSGPTLQMYDVPVSVDAAAIFNDPPMNVFHATVVEGNHIRLQDWNNPGIDVPWTRPLPIHAGTRCRVGLRPSHIRLATRTSRCVALPGLVELAELSGSETYLHLRAHAPGEPGGMGLVAQLPGVHEFELGAALDVFVDPAELFLFDDAGKLVSAPKQGDAHGAH from the coding sequence TTGATGCTGGAACTGGACCAGGTCACGGCCGTGGTCGGAGCACAGACCCATCTGTACCCGACCAGCGTGCGGCTGGCGCCCGGCGCCATCAACGTGCTGCTCGGGCCGACGCAGGCCGGCAAGACCACGCTGATGCGCATCATGGCCGGGCTGGACCGGCCGACCGCCGGCCGCGTGCTGGTCGACGGCAAGGACGTGACGGGCGTGGGGGTACGCGATCGCAACCTGGCGATGGTGTACCAGCAATTCATCAATTACCCGGCGATGACGGTGTACGACAACATCGCCTCGCCGCTGCGCCTGCAGGGGACGGCCCGGGACGAGATCGACGCGCGCGTGCGCACGGTCGCCGCCAAGCTGCACATCGACCACCTGCTGCAGCGGCTGCCGGCGGCACTGTCCGGCGGGCAGCAGCAGCGCTGTGCGCTGGCGCGGGCGCTGGTCAAGCGCGCGCCGCTGGTGCTGCTCGACGAGCCGCTGGTCAACCTCGACTACAAGCTGCGCGAGGAACTGCGGGCCGAGTTGGCCTCGCTGTTTGCGGACGGCGGCACCACGGTGGTCTACGCCACCACCGAGCCACAGGAAGCGCTGCTGCTGGGCGGCCACACCATCGTGATGCACGCAGGCCGGGTGCTGCAGTCCGGACCGACCCTGCAGATGTACGACGTGCCGGTGTCGGTGGACGCCGCCGCCATCTTCAATGACCCGCCGATGAACGTGTTCCACGCCACGGTGGTGGAAGGCAACCACATCCGCCTGCAGGATTGGAACAACCCGGGGATCGACGTGCCGTGGACGCGCCCGCTGCCGATACACGCCGGTACGCGCTGCCGCGTCGGCCTGCGGCCCTCGCATATCCGGCTGGCCACGCGCACCTCGCGCTGCGTGGCGCTGCCGGGCCTGGTGGAGCTGGCCGAGCTGTCGGGCTCGGAGACCTATCTGCACCTGCGCGCGCATGCGCCCGGCGAGCCCGGCGGCATGGGGCTGGTGGCGCAATTGCCGGGCGTGCATGAATTCGAGCTGGGCGCGGCGCTGGATGTGTTCGTCGATCCGGCCGAGCTGTTCCTGTTCGATGACGCGGGCAAGCTGGTGAGCGCGCCCAAGCAGGGAGACGCCCATGGCGCGCATTGA